Below is a window of Arabidopsis thaliana chromosome 2, partial sequence DNA.
CAAGATCCATTCATAAGGGTTTGGAGATTTCTCaatctaaaaaatcaaatacgATTCAACAGCGGGAGAGATCAGCATTGATAGGACATGGAGATGTGGGCTCAGAAGGGAGTGGAATAGAGTCATTTGATAGCTTAGATGCCGCCACTAGAGAGAGGTTCACTTGCTTACCTTGCCGGGTCACCAGGAGAGGTTGTGCAGAACAAGACCAATAACCCGATCTCTGCTAAGGAGCAATACGGATCGGATAAGAGAGGATCCATCTTCTCGGGGGAGTCTAAAAGAAGACCACCACTTCCATACGGAAAAGTGTAGACGATGATCCGGGACTTTTCGATCTTTTTTCTGTTACCTAACTCTTCAATCACTCTTTCTTAGGCGGGGACAGGATTCGAACCTGCAGTCTTCAGGTCATGAGCCTGATGAGTTTTCTTCCTCTACCCAGCGTCTTccccttctctttctttcacaaTTCCCACCTAGGTCCCCCGCTTTGTTAGCTTGGCCGGGATAGAAGCTGCGCTTAGTAAGCGCCCCTTGTCTTGTATAGGTTGGAGCTATGAAGCTTAGCCTTCTTATTAGAAAAAGGTATGAAATGACTCGACTAAAAGAGGAACTTTCCTTTGTGAACATTTACTTGCCTTTGCCTTTCCTTCCCGccttaagaaaaagaaagcccGGATCCGGATAAGCAGCTATCGGCTTCATGCCATCTTCATTCATTTGTCCAATTCCGGGCACTGTAAGAACCTATTCTCTGATTCAATCAAATATCCCAAACCAAAGGCCTATGAAAGCCCGCTCAATAGCAAGAAGGCTTTTTCAACGATTTTCATGCTTCCTTCCTCGATTGATGAGGCCGTCGGGGTGCCTTTTGTGCTTTGCTTGCCTGTTAGTTTTGCGTATCAGTTACTAGCTTTCCTTCCCTAGCTTGAAGTTCAGTTCTTCCTTTCCTTGGGTCATTAGTGGCATTAGTTTGAAAATGAATATCAGATCATCTGTCCAAATTGATGGAGGAAGATTCTTTCACAGCGCATTCAATTCCTAACTATTGTGACGTAGCCCGATGTAGTGTGAATcgacctttcttcttcttttttctggAGAGCTTCAATTTAGCTGTCATCCACGGAGAAGCTTCTTGGCTCTAGCCTCATGTCTCATATTCTTTCATATTCTTTCTCGTTGGATATGGTATCAACTTCAAGACTGCAGACATGAACTCAAGATCCCACCAATCCCTTCTTCTTGTTATATGCGACGACCTACCGAAGACAAGAGATGATTAGCTCCTTTCTTATTGGATTGGAGAAGATGGCTCGCTCACTTCCTTTGTGCACCTCCCGCTATCGATCTCATTTCTTCCCTTCtaaaagaaactgaagaaagaAGTAGAGTCGCCTAGGAAGTAAAGAAAGTTGTGTTGGTTCTTTCCCTGGTTCCTTGTTCCCCTGTTGCCCTAAGAGAAAGGCTGTTGTGATTCTACGGTTTAGAGCATTTCCAAGATAGGCATTGTTAGCCTTGCGCTTGAACCTACAAGGAGGAAGAGATAGCAAAGTCTTATCTTATAGGGGGCCTCGAAATCAGAATAAGTTGAGGGGAGGGAATTCAATGAATCTGAAGCATCAGATAGCAACACCACAGGATAATCCATTCCTACTTTAGAAAAAGGGAAGGCGTGAGGGTAAGGTAAAGTAGAATACTACTCAAAAAGCTGGTAAAAGACCTTGGTTGATCGGGTATCGAAGGAATCCCTTTAGTTTGAAACTAATACCCCCTTGGAAATTGATTTGATCTGGCTACGTATCTCACTTCCTCAGCAACCGGTAAAAAGTAGATTCATCAAGATAGGAAGGAAAGACGCAGTGCTCCTGTGGTGAAACTGCAGGATAAAGATAGGAAAAGTGGTGCTTGTCTTGAAGGTGAGGAAGGGAAGAGGAAGTGAATTTGCTTTGGGTGTGGGTTAAGCTCTTCCTTATCTTAGGACGAATCAGCAGAGAAGGGCCTTCGCTTCGAACTCGGATGTTTAGGAAGAAAGCTGTCCACTTGAAGCTGAAACCTTAGACTTCCTCTCGGGCTATCTATGAATTAGAAAGCTAACCCTTAGATCCGGGAAGAGGGAACTGGCAGTAAGGGTATTACACTTCAAGAAAAGTGGAACTCACTCGAATAGAGAGAGTCTAGGCTCACTCACAGACCCAGCTGTCTTTGCTTTGTTCACAACGTCAGCCCGCAAGAACTCACCCTCGTGTGAAAGATAGCAAGATGTGGTTGATGGAAGTAGGTATGTGTCATAAGTTCAGGCACAGTGTCTTCTAGGAAGAAACTTTGTGTAAGGATCTTTTACAGTAAAGCAAGGTATTGATCAAAGTGACAGTGGTGAGGGTAAccttgtgaaaaaaaaaatggttaggTGTGCCCTTTCCTATGGTGTCTCTTCTGTGTTAGCTAGTATAAGTCTTAGtgcttttgttttagtaaGGTCAATAGGAGTTAGCTGGTAGGGCAATCTCTCGTGCAATCAGAATAATCCTTGAACCTTCCACCCggagtttcttctttcttcaaagctttggATTGAAAACCTTTGCTTAGCCTTATAAAGTAGCCAATTTTCCAACTATAATTAGAATGAATgtgaaaagaagatgaaagaatcGTGTGATACTATAGCTAGCTACGATCCCCTACAAGAGGAATCACTCTACTTACCCCTTTGGCGGGCTTCGAGGACCCTACTGACTAATTCTTTATGCATGGATGCAGGAAGAGCCTACGAGTTCATTTGTAACAATATGAAAGAAGAACCTTGCGTGCCCGATCATGATATAGGTACAGCTTCCAGCCAGAAAGGTGATTGTGCTAGAAAGATGGCAGTGAAGATCATGGATAAAGAGCTAGTCAAGCAGCATCCTGATGATATCCACGTACCAACTACTGGCACTGCTAGTGCTTTTGTGGATTAACCTACTTCCCAGGGCCGGCGGtcagagaagaaaagatcTCTATGAAAGCAGGAGACGGGAAATAGGCTCGCTCGATTCGATGGTTTAGAGTCCCGTATCATATGGCATGCTTTCCTTAGAATCCATAGACAAAGGGCGTACGGTACCCTACGAAATCGGCAGATGATTGCTTTGATTGGCCTGCTGTATCAGTTTATTCGACTACTTCCTCCATACCGTAGTGGACTTCCTTCCTAGATAGATGTAGGAGCAGCGGAAAGGGCTGCTTTAGAAGCTTCAATAGTTCCCTCATCAACGGATGGTTTAGCCGCCAGGTGATAGGGATGTCAAATAGAAAAGGCAAGCAGGCGTAGAAGGCCACGTTCGATAGCTGAAAAGTCAAGCTGCGGTAGAGGGTGTAAACTAAATAGTTACAGCTGGGCTTGGCAATTATCTAGCCGAAGTGGAAGGTTAAACGGGATAAAATCCTGGTCATTCTATAGTTGCAGGATCGGTAAATGAAGCCGGAAAGAGTATCTAGAGATAAAAGTCCAGGCGTCGAAGCCAATTAAACACTTGGACAAGATAGTGAAGGGTCTGGGGAGAAGTAAATTCTAGAGTTCATTACTCGGATGGGGACTACAGTAAAGAAATCTATTCTAGAGGACTAAATGTCAACAAACTTTAGCGAGAGTACCAAGATCGGACTCAACTTCCTATTCCAAAGGCAACTTTACTAGCGTGGTTATGAATCAACTTACAATTCTTGTACAGGAGGAACTGTTAATGAAAGACAACTATAGTAGTAATAGCTGTGAATTCCACTTCTGAGTTAGAGTTCAATCCTTTCCATCTGAAAGTACGTACTTCTTATAGCTTGAGAAGAGGAAGGATGCATTCGTCAGCATAGGAAGGCCCAATCAAATACCCCATCATAGTATAAGTTTTCCCTCTTGATTGACTtgaacaaaaggaaagaaagaaagatgcaCAAACGAAACAGGAAACTACGAAGGTCTCAGGAGCAATATCAACTACCTAGACCGACCTGCTATAAGAATTCCATAAAGACCTTGCGAAGATACTGTACTGAATGACTGGATCGTACTAGATAGATAGTCTTAGATAGACTTGAATACGCAATTCCTGCCAATCTCGCACTTGACACGCAATAAACAGCAGTCTATCTTCACAGAGAAGGATGGCAAGGGGTGAAAGGCTTAGACCTTATCTGCTCTAGGCTAGTTTCATTCTATTCTTGTTCAGCATATTTAGTTTCAAAAGATAGAGGTCCGGAGGCATTAATTAGTTGATGAGGAGAAAGGCCAGCCACGAAACACTCACCCAATCAACCTTCAAAGGCAAGTAAGGACTCTCTCAAACTGAAAATTGCTGTTCACATTGCAAGATCTGTCTCAAGATGTTTTGAAAATGAGAAACAGCAGCAGAATAAATAGTATACTTTATCGAGAAAAGGGAGGAAgtatcttctttctctgaCGTAGACGGGCATTCCTATCGAGATTACTTCCTTAGGACCGGGAGGTCGAAGAATCTATATGCTACCTTACTTTCAGGATGGCTTTACGAAAGATTCCATTTAGCTGAAGTAGGACGAAGCGGTATGAGATAAGAGGTCTCAACGAGCCTTCAGCATCTGAAACGGGAGCTTTAACCTGCATATCATACGGGAGTCTTAGTGGAGAGCGTTCTCTGGTTATCATCCCTAGTTAAATTTGAAGTGACGGAGGAACCCCTATTCGATAAAGAAGGGAACGGTGCAAATAAAGCTATTTCGAGTCCTCTATCAACAACCAACCAAACCACCCGCTTGTCGGGCTTAAAGCGAAACTGAGCTTCTCACTAACAAAATCAATCGTAAGCTTCATGTCCGAGACTCGGAAAGAGTGGCGTTAAAGAGGGCGTCAGAGCCTCTCGAAGTCTCCGATCTCACAGATGGTTAGGCTGCAATTCCTTCGCTTGTGAAGAAGCTTGGATAGTTCTCCTTACTCGGACATTCTATTCATTCGACCACCGCCCATGCTTAAAGattgaagttttgttttgactctgtaaaaaaaaagaacgtTGTAACGTCGGTTAACGCAGCCTCACAGGCAGCCTGAGAAGTTTTTGACCCCTTTACCTATCTTGGGTGAGCTACATCCATACATAGTCTAAGCCTCTGATTGACAGTACTAGATACGGAATCTTAGTCCCAAGAGTTCTGCGGAAGCGGGCTAAAGGCAATAGTTCGCTAGGGTGGTTATCCCAATTCTTTGATAAGATCGCTACCGAACGCCCCCAAAAGCCTAGTCTTTAGAAGGAACGAACggatttctttgtttgttcgtGCAATGAAGAATCTTATCTAAAGAAGGTAATacggaaagaaaaaaactcaacctGATGCTACTGGAATAGAGAAGCAAGCAAAGTGGGTCGGGCTGGCCAATTGAAAAAAGCGGTATTTCTTCCGCGAAGACTAACTAACGGGGCGCACTCAATTTCTACCTTCCCCGAGCTTACCACCACCCGTGGTACAATAGaatgaaaacagagtaatgACCAAGGGAATTTCTATTAACCAACGGGAGATCCTCCTTTTCTCGCTAATCTAGGTCTCAGGGTTCCCCAGCACAGACTTCTTGTTAGTTTAAACTAGTAAAATGGGAGTGAAGCTATGCTGTTAAACAAGACAAACCAATCGCAGATGTACTATCATGCGAGGAAGGCCCCCCATTATTGTTGAAAAAGGACTATTCCTAACACGTCTTTCGTCTAATCgggagaaaaaaggaaaaaggcgTTATTGCTGTGCTTCCCTTCCCTTTACAGGCAAGCTTTAACTTCCCTTCGGGGAAAGGGAAAGACCTTGAAAACTCTTTCCGTATAGGCCAGAAAACAGCTTGCTTAGAGAAAGACTGACTCTCCTACGGACCTGGTGGACCTTACACAGTCGAGTTATTGCATCCCTCTCACAAACTATCAATTTcataagagaagaaagatcgtttttagaaaagaaagaacgTTTTGATTCGAGGCGGATCCCTTTTTTCTTTGCCTTTACGAGTTGAAAAGAAAGTGGTAACAGGTAGTAGCTCTGGTAGAGTGCAGGACTGTAAATCCTTCTGTGAGCGGTTCGAATCCGCAATCACTTATAGTTAGTTTCATCGATATTTTTGTGGTGTTCAGTGTACCCTGAGTACAAGATCGAAGAGGATCCTCATTCCCTCTTTAGTCAATCCCAATCGAAAAATCAGCGGAGCCAATGGCTTGATCATAATGCTGCGGCGGGGTCAGAGAGCCGGCAAACCGTTTCTGGTTCTAGTAGAAAGGGATTTACTGATTCGGGTTGAGGATGACGAGCAAAAGAGTGGAGGAAAAGCTGTTATATAGTTAGTCTATTTCTATCTTCCTATCTTTGTCATGTCAGTCTTATTCCTATCTTGGTATCTTTGTCATGAGGTATGCAGCACACTcaaccaaaatatatagaattggATCATCAACGGGTGTGCTAAAGAAAC
It encodes the following:
- a CDS encoding uncharacterized protein (unknown protein; Has 30201 Blast hits to 17322 proteins in 780 species: Archae - 12; Bacteria - 1396; Metazoa - 17338; Fungi - 3422; Plants - 5037; Viruses - 0; Other Eukaryotes - 2996 (source: NCBI BLink).), producing the protein MESHMLSHQLRKIDTKSEHIPFEGPPIREPMPPLERGSLAYLAGSPGEVVQNKTNNPISAKEQYGSDKRGSIFSGESKRRPPLPYGKDSNLQSSGHEPDEFSSSTQRLPLLFLSQFPPRSPALLAWPG
- a CDS encoding uncharacterized protein (unknown protein; FUNCTIONS IN: molecular_function unknown; INVOLVED IN: biological_process unknown; LOCATED IN: cellular_component unknown.), with protein sequence MISSFLIGLEKMARSLPLIKIGKVVLVLKLTLRSGKRELAVRPARTHPRVKDSKMWLMEVGMCHKFRHSVF
- a CDS encoding uncharacterized protein (unknown protein; FUNCTIONS IN: molecular_function unknown; INVOLVED IN: biological_process unknown; LOCATED IN: cellular_component unknown; Has 1 Blast hits to 1 proteins in 1 species: Archae - 0; Bacteria - 0; Metazoa - 0; Fungi - 0; Plants - 1; Viruses - 0; Other Eukaryotes - 0 (source: NCBI BLink).), with product MISSFLIGLEKMARSLPLIKIGKVVLVLKVRKGRGSEFALGPARTHPRVKDSKMWLMEVGRAYEFICNNMKEEPCVPDHDIGTASSQKGDCARKMAVKIMDKELVKQHPDDIHVPTTGTASAFIDVGAAERAALEASIVPSSTDGLAARTKRYEIRGLNEPSASETGALTCISYGSLSGERSLASFNFPSGKGKDLENSFRIGQKTACLEKD
- a CDS encoding uncharacterized protein (unknown protein; FUNCTIONS IN: molecular_function unknown; INVOLVED IN: biological_process unknown; LOCATED IN: cellular_component unknown; Has 2 Blast hits to 2 proteins in 2 species: Archae - 0; Bacteria - 0; Metazoa - 1; Fungi - 0; Plants - 1; Viruses - 0; Other Eukaryotes - 0 (source: NCBI BLink).) gives rise to the protein MISSFLIGLEKMARSLPLIKIGKVVLVLKLTLRSGKRELAVRPARTHPRVKDSKMWLMEVGRAYEFICNNMKEEPCVPDHDIGTASSQKGDCARKMAVKIMDKELVKQHPDDIHVPTTGTASAFIDVGAAERAALEASIVPSSTDGLAARTKRYEIRGLNEPSASETGALTCISYGSLSGERSLASFNFPSGKGKDLENSFRIGQKTACLEKD